A stretch of DNA from Ovis aries strain OAR_USU_Benz2616 breed Rambouillet chromosome 17, ARS-UI_Ramb_v3.0, whole genome shotgun sequence:
CACAAAAAGCataagaattttaaaggaaaagctaATTGTAAATGGAGCTTCACAGCATAATAGTATAAattgatacatacatacatacatatacatatatacatatatatatatatatatatatatctaccaTACCATAAAGACTTGGAATGAAAAGTGTCTTTATAAAAACAGCATTTCaaataagcttcccaggtggctcagtggtaaagaatcctcttacCAGTGCAGAAGGCtcaagagatgcagctttgatccctgggtcaggaagctcctctggagtaggaaatggcaacccactccagtattcctgcctggagaatcccatggacagaggagcctggtgaactacagtccgtggggtcgcaaagagtcggacacgactgagtgacttagtatAGTGCTGCacagatatatgtacatgtatattccGTGGAATGACCAAATTTAGAAGAATGGCTACCTCCTGGGAGGAAGACAAGAAGATCCAGTCAGAATTGGTAGGTTAAGGTTTCAATTTTGTCTgtcactctttctttcttttaaagaaactacAGGATATTTGCCAAAATATTAAGATTTGACAAACTGCATGATAGATCCAGGGTAGTTTGTCATGCTTTGGTCTTTAGTGTCCTGGAAGCTAGAAATACcgtatttaaaaatagaaagctaTAATCAACCCAACTCTCCGTAGTTTGGTGGACTGCACTGGTATTATTTGAAGCTAAACAACATATTTTTAGCAGAAATTCTCCAAGGAGCTCTATCTGGCTCCTCATTCATCTCACAGTAGTGAAACCAAATCACAAATCCTGTTTTACAACCATAGAAAATTATTGGGGGTTCTTTTTGcttattctccttttcttcttcctattaAAGCAGCATCTACCTTGTGGATTGGTTTGAGTGACCTTAGTTTTGCTGAGCTAGCAACATTTCTCCAGAGTCCAAAACAATAAATCCCGATAATGAGCAAATGTTCatgggcttcagttttctcacctgcccAAATCTACAGCTTTATCTCATACTAATAGCTCATCTTAACTTCCAGCTCACGTGATTGTGGAGAAATCACCATGACAGAACCAGGGACAGCTAAGACAACTGACCCAATTATACAGCTTTTATTTCCTGCCTCTGTCTTTGATGATATCCCCAACCCCTTGTAGCATATGCAGGCTCAGAAAGCATCTTACACCGATTCTCTAACTGCAGCCTTTAGGAGATGTTCTTTTCTCCATTCTCCACATCCATGTCTAGAAAGAGAGCTCTTACAGTGCATAATAATTGAAATAGCCTTTGTGAGCATATGCTCCTTTTTAAGTCTcctaatgtaaaaaataaaacctgtgtTTATTAGCTTAAGAAAGAATGTGATGGATCCTGACAATATCCATAATGGGTGCATGTGTCTTCAACGGTTTGCCTCGTtatccctgcagtggaagatcTTGGATTTGTCTGAGACAGGATTTGAGGAATGTGTATTTCAGTTTGCATCACTTAATGATATTtgggggcttccaaggtggctcagctggtaaagaatctgcctacaatgcgggagacctgggttctatccctgggtcgggaagattccttggagaagggaatacccacaccagtattcttacctggaaaatctcatgaacagaggagtctggcaggctacagtccatggtgttgcagagtcagacatgactgagtggcgaTCACTTTCATGGTTAAAAGTTCAATAATTACACAGTGGTGTACAAGGAAAGTTCTGCCTCCATTCCTGTATCCTGGATTCTCTAAACCCTCCCACTCAGGTCAATAGTATTCTGATCAGTGTCTTTATGACTTTTACAAAAGATATTTAGTGCATCAAAAACAATGCTGTTAACTGTGCACGTCTATAATTCTTGATCTGGCCCAAAGGTGAAGGCACCCTGGCGGTTCTGCATCCGGCCAAGGAACAGCCTTGCCTGAAAGTGATGCCCATCATCTCCACTGCAACCTCATTGGCCAGAGCAGCCACCTGCCCTCTGACCACAAAGGAGCCAGACACCCAGTCCTACCATTTGCCCAGAAATTAAAACAGCAGGGATGCTTGGAGAAGAGCATTATTAATATGAGGACATCAAGGCTTCAGGCATACCCTGCTCTGAGAACTCAGGACCTGATCATAACCCTCCCATCACTGGTCCATAGGTTTCCCTTTTTACAGAGAATCTTGCTCTTTCTCAGACATGGTAGCACTCTCAGTCAAGGAAGCAGAGGGCCCTCAACCTTTCCAAACGCTTCTGCTTCCCCATGAAGCAGATCCTCTGAGCAAGGCTGCTCAGCTCCAGCATTAGAAAAAGTCTCATTAGCTAGAGGGTCAGCTGGCTGCCAGTGTGGCCAGGTTACCAACTCCACATCCTATGTGTGCTACTAGGCTAGCTTCTCCACGGAGACCTTGGAGAGTGACCAAAACTTCAGCCAACTGCAGGTTATGCTGGTCGTGAGAGGGCCAAAGAGCAGCCGCATCTGACACCAGTACCAGTGCGTTCCCACTCCTGACTTGCCCTGGCATCTCAGCAGCAACACAGTCACGCACAAAGGATGACACGGTAGTTTCCATTTAGGAAACTCTAATGATCAGGGTTTttccatggctcagtggtaaaaaatgcagctgccaatgcaggagacgcaggagactcaggtacgatccctgcgttgggaagatcccctggaggaggaaacagcaacccactccagtattcttgcctggaaaatcccatagacagaggagcctggcaggatacagtccatggagtcacaaaaaatcaggcatgactgagtgcacacacacacacacacacaaacacacaaacacacacattaatacacataaacatacgtatatatgtgttcatttatttcccatgaggtATCACAGGTAACAGAGATTaccacctttgtcaaaaataacaaCAGTAAATACAGGGCTCACAGCACCTTAGAAATACAAGTAATCACCAGTGATTATTAAATGTCATAgagcaaagagagaaatatatgactgaaagaagaaaatatgtatacactctcacacacactcacatgaaTATCTGCgtatgcacatatgcacacatgcatatataatacacatgcataaatacatatattcagGAGAAAAAGAGCACAATAAGCTATTCAAAAACCGTAGTTCAAAGAAAGGACATGTCTTATGCACCCTTTTAAGTGCAAGGACATTGAGGTTATAAGGACAAGCCTACATAGCTCCTCCCTCCCCAAGAAGCTTGAGGATTTAGTGATGGAGTTACTATTAGCCCACAGGTGGAACAGTACTCTGAATGCCATTTGAGTCAGAAATCAAATCAGAATTCTTATCATGTTCAATTAACCTGGGGTCTCTACACAATGCTTCTTTTCTGGGCAGAAATTCAATGGAAGGGATTTGCTGGCTCTTGTAAATGCAAAGTGTGTAAATAATCCTAAGTGATGAGCTCTCTTTCAGAAGAGATGAAATACTCCAATTAATGAAAATCCAataattcagtcacatcttctACTGGCTTCATTGTGTTAATTACAAAAGCCTCAAACTTGTTCTTATAAGACACAGTTTCTTGACCTGAGCGCTAGTGATACGATAGACGAGATCATTAATTTTTGTAAGGCAGGCTGTCCTGTGCCTTGTAGGATGTTGAATGGTTTTCTTGACTCctactcactagatgccagtaacatCCCAGTGTGATGACCAACAGTGTagctacagggacttccctgggcatccagtggttaagactccatgctttcaatacaggggacatgagttcgattcctggttggggaactaagatctcatatgctgcatggcatgaccaaaaaaaaaattaataaataaaaacaatgtagCTACAGGCTGTCCACTGTTCTCTTGGGGACAAAATGCCCCCATCTGCAAACCACTGACATAGGACAATTATTCTAAAGTAATTCAATCTAACTACATGTTTAGAAAGGACTATGTGGATGTAACTTTTCTTACATGTCTTTTGCTGGTCAACATCCATTTAGATACCCTGCAATATCATATGTGCAATTGTGCCCATACTTCCATCTGCAATATTTTTATTGGGGAAAAATGCATTTGTCTTAACGGAGGAATTATGAGTGAAATGCATGTATGAGGTGACAGCAAGTAGTGATAAAAAGTATTATGTTTCTCTTATCCCTTAAGACTTGCACATGGGTCCAGTTATGGgacatgaaaacaaaatttgtcTCAGGATAGGAAAGTACTTGCGGGgctatttttctggattccaggagaggggagaaagaatTCACTCAGTGTTCTGAAACACAAAAAAGCTGATAACGTTGTATTTTAGAGATGGCATAAATAGTGCATTttccaaaatgataaaaatttcagGTAACAACAAAATCCAGAAGGGAATCATTGCCAGGCCAGACTCTAGAGGATAAAGGCCCCAGAATGCAAGGTGATGTCacttttcatggctgagcaggCCTGACTCTGCTCATGTTGCACCAGGGGCTGTGGAGCATGTGATGGTCACTGGAGAGACCAAGCTCTGTTATTCTGAGCATGCCTCCAGTTTCTGCCCAGCTTGCTGCTACAAGGAAGTGCCAAGAGTGCATCGGAAACAAGCACAGTCTCCTGAGGTATTGGGTCTCAGATCCCAGATTTCAAATTTCTACTCCACTTCTGAACATTCAAGATAAAAGCCCTGACAGCCTGTGTTTTTGAAAACTGTTACGTCCAAGAGCAAAAGCGTATCTTCTCTGACCTGGGAGCGGAGGTGACTCTTCTTCATGAAGGGAATTAAGAGCCTGGAGACCATGCTCTTTCAACACAGAATAAGAACAAAGGGTCTATTAAGTGTTACCTTATGAAAGGAGCATCATATCTGAAGTTAGGATTGTCCTGGAAAGCCCAGGGCAACATACCTAGGATGAAACAAGACACTGAAGATACACAATCACCAGGGCCAGTCTACACTTGTATGTGCCTTGAGCAGACACACATCCAGTTTGACATACAATCAATCTTGAACATCTACTGGGTGTCAGGCGCTGTCCAAGGTACTGAGTAGACAGCAGGGAACAAGGCAAGGTGGCCCCTGCTCCTTACATCCTAATGGGAGAAGACAAGTCACCATAGGAATGTGATAGGCACAGGTCCCTTCTCAGATaccttcagctctcagcctgcTCACAGCAGGAGTGCACTGCCCTATGGCTGAGTGGCCCTGGGACTGGTTTTCTGACCACTTTATAAGCAAAAGTGACATTTTTCCCTTGCCAGCAGGAACACTTCACTGTTTGTACAAGACCCCCAAGGATGAGTGACATTCAATATGGCAGCTGCTGCTTCAGCCTAGTTCCCTGGGAAATGATGGCCATCAGAGTCACCAAGTTGACCTGAGATGGCCTTGTGGCATGAAATAAGCCTGTGTAATTTAAAGGTACAGAGATTTTAAAGTTGTTTGACATCTTAGCATAAACTAGCCTGTTTAACTGATATAGAGAAAATGCAAAGACAAAGATGTGAAGGAGAGGAGGACAGTTTAGATACAGTCGTGAAGGGAAGCTTCCCTGACAGCCTGCTATTTGAGCTGCAGTTTCAGGGCTGGAGACATGGGAACATCGGAAGCAAAGGTCCTGGGGTAGAAAACATCATGTCACATCCAAGCAGTTTACAAACACACACCCTTACACAAAGACTCACATGGAAAGAGACGAGGAGGCAGGGGATGAGGAAGGGTTCACTGTGGACCCCCTGCAGGTGCGTCCAGGAGATCCAGTCCATTGGTAGTTAAGTCCCTTTAGCAAAATGTTGCACTGTCCAAGGACTGGCTGCATTTTCCAGGGAGCATGCTTCCTCTTTTGAATGCAGATATCTACCACCTTCTGATTGACCATAGGCACAAATTAACTGTAAGATCAATCTCAACCACTAAAATCATTCGAGAATCAAGAATGGCGTTTCTCCCATCAGGTGTTTACCTCTCTAACTAAGGCCCTGAAACTTAGTCACATTCCTCTGAGAATAGgaataaggcttcccaggtggcgcagtggtaaagaatccacgtgccaatgcaggagatgcaagggatgcagtttcaatccctgggttggtaagattgcctggagaaggaaatggcaacccactccagcattcttgcctggaaaattccatggacagaggagcctggcaggctacagttcatggggtcacaaagagtcaaatgctctaagtacatgcacacacagccaGGCCAGATACCTTGttcatttacatttcaaaataaccCGCTGAGGAAACTACTATGACAATCAAACTgcacaaaataaaattgaattcgAAAAGTTCAGCGGCAAGGTCAAGGCATCCAGGCCAATAAGCAGCTGAGCcaagatttaaaataattctgactTCAAAATTCATATTCCTTCTACTGTACCCCATTACCTCTGGGCTAGAACAGCATCCAACTGCGGGGGGGGGGGCTTACTTTTCTGGCGCCACTGAAAGCAATGCAGGATCTGCATACTTTCAGATGAATTCAACCAATCAATTTATCTCATTCCTCAAAAGTAGGGTGCTAACATAGCAGGCATAGCCCTCTGATGGAGCCATTCTCCAGAgatctaaagtgaagtgaagtgaaagtcgctcagtcgtgtctgactctttgagaccccatggactatacaatccatggaattctccaggccagaatactggagtgggtagcctttcccttctcaaggggatcttcccaacccagggatcaaacccaggtctcctgcattgcaagcagattctttaccagctgagccacaagggaagcccagagatctAGGAATCCAACTAATCTCAGAATACACTAAGTCTCCTACATATGAACATTTCTGTTGTGAACATTCAAAGTGGAAAACGTGCATTCTATCAACATCAGGTGTGAGTGAGGTTGCAGCTTGTCCTCAGTCTCTTGTTGCTGATGGtttttcagctctaccatctcccaccccttctccctcctccagtcagcaACTCTTCTTGCCCGTTCACTCCATGACACCCCTGGATACCAGCTGTTGTACTGGATTACTGTATTTTTCAAGGCACTGTACTGTAAGAttcaaaatgctttttctgtttgctttttatgtattttttgtttgaaaCGTATATCtgattgtgttagctgggtacctgagctaactctgttggacttatgaacaaattggatttATGAAGATGATCTTGGAATGGAACACATTCAAATGTAGGGGACTTACCATAGAGGATAACTGTTGCTTCACTCCTGCTCTAAAGCTTCAAAAGTATCACTGTCCTTTGGGAGGAGTGATACCTTGGACAGTACAATTCTCAAGCCCAAACTAACCTATGAGTTCCTGGTTCAAAGCAAAAGAGAGGAAAATTGTGAATCTCCCTAAAGCATTCCATAATATCCTAACCTTGAATTCCACTTCTAGTTCACTCTGTTCATTTGATATTTTCATCCGGGTCACAGTGTTATTATGACTGAAGATGTTCCCTGAGTGCAGGACAAGGGGACTTTGATTCCTTGTATCTTTCCGTGGCCAGCGCCCTTGCACACATCCCAGATTCTTCTCATAGTAGTTCCTATGTGAGTGTATAAACTAGCAGGATCCCACGGAGCCTTGAAGGGTGGGACAGGGTAATAAGCCTTTCTCCAAatcatttcctgagttgttttgcaggTGTAAAAAAATCTGCCCCTCTCCAACAGACAGAAGATGTTGACtacttgatgaccatgagcacatagccccaggcctcctggaaccttgttgttcagctgctcagtcatgtctgacttttgtgacgccatggactgcagcacgccaggcttccctgttcttcaccatctcctggagtttgctcaaactcatgtccactgagttggtgatgccatccaactatctcattctctgtcatccccttctcctcctgccttcgatctttcccagcatcaggctcttttccaaggagtcagttcttcacatcaggtggccaaagtattggagtttcagctttagcatcagtctttccaatgaatattcagggctgatttcctttaggatggactggttggacctccttgcagtccaagggactctcaagagtcttttccaacaccatagttcaaaatcatcaattcttcagtgctcagcttcctttatagtccaactctcacatccatacataactactggaaaaaccgtagccctgactagatggaccttttaggcaaagtaatgtctctgcttttaaatatgctgtctcggttggtcataacttttcttccaaggaccaagcatcttttaatttcatggctgtagtcaccacctgcagtgattttggagcccaggaaaataaagtctctcactgtttccatggttttccCAAcgaccatgaagtgatgggactgaataccatgatcttagttttttgaatgtttagttttaagccagctttttcgctctcctctttcactttcatcaagaggctctttagttcttcttcattttctgccataagggtggtgtcatctgcatacctgaggttattgatatttcccccagaaatcttgattccagcttgtgcctcatccagcctggtatttcacatgatatattttgcatataagttaaacaagcagggtgacaatatacagccttgacatactctttttcctatttggaaccagtccattgttccatgtcctgttctaactgttgcttcctgacctgcatacagacttctcaggaggcaggtaaggtggtctggtattcccatctcttgaagaattttccccagtttgttctgatccacacagtcaaaggctttagcctagccaataaagcagaattaaatatttttctggaattctcttgctttttctatgacccagctgacgttggcaatttgatctctggttcctctgccttttctaaatccagcttgaacatctggaagttctcagttcacatactgttgaagcctagcttggagaatagttcatgatctgatcacAGATCCTGCTACCTCCTCTCTCtcacctggcttttaaaaatgctttttggaAACCCTCGGGGAGGTTGTGGCTTTTAGggcatgagccacccatctccttgtGTGGCCCTGCAGTAAACATTTCTCTGCTCCAAATTCCGACTTTTAGTTTGTTTGGTCTCACTGTGCATCAGGCACAGGAACTTGCATTCACAAATGgactaaaaataaaaccagagcaTCTAAATGAGGTAAATCCCAaccttaatatatttatttgcctttGTTCATGCAGAATACAAGCAACCTCAACCAAAAACAGTCTGGGCAGGGAGAGGGTACAGGTGAAAGTTTCCAGATTTGAACAATACAGTGTGGGCAATTTAAAGCCAAGGACAGTATTTCTTTGCAGAAAATGTGCTAACAAGCTGTGAGTTGCTATCAAGCCTCCTCTGGATTTAAGCCAGCGTGACGCCAGTGCTAATGTCTCCTTAGCAAGAAAGGACTCCAAGCATCAGGATGGAACCTCAATGTGAAGGCGCATTGCCCTTTTGCAATGATTAGTGCCTGCTAgggctcctttttttcttttagggatAGAAGACTTAGCAGTTAGAATCTGAACTCTGAATGCTGCCCTCTGAGCTCCTCTACCCAGGACGAGCTAGGCTGACGTGTAAATCACAGGGTGAAAAAGATGACTGTGTACAGATGGCCTAATCTCAGTCATTTCTCTGTCGGAAACCCGTGCCGTTTATTGCTGATACATGCTGATAATCACATTTAAAACGTGATTAAACACCACCAGCCAAGAATGGCTATTATACTTAACAGACTTATTAGCAAGAGAGTAGAGCTGCAAGCTATGTGTGGGGTAAATGGATGTCTTAAATTACACTAGCTGATTTCGCGTCATTTTGTTTTTAGTGCAATGGTTTGTTACACATATAACTGATAATGCTAAATAGTAAATGTCAAGCTTCAACTCTTAATAGCCTCATTTAAATTAGATTTGTATTTATTGTCCTAATTATTTTCCCAGCCATCTGACCTGGGACGCTTCCCTACACCATAGAGAAAGGACTATCTCTGTACCATAGGGATAATTAAAACAAGCTGATtcttgaaaagtcaaaatgagtGCAGGAGGAAACTGGGCAACAGGCATTCTGCCAAAGCctgacttttaatttcttttcaagaTCACATTCTGAAAATAGTTTGGAAACTGCAAAATAGTCACTTACTAATTAAATGGTCATGAGACCATAATTTCAATTATAAGCCCCACCTCCAAATGGACAGTGTAATTGACAGATCCTCCTTCCAAAGCATCTATCTGCCCAGGTTGATATAAAATCTCACTACTGCTTTTCCGGTTATCACGGCGTAGGGAACTATGAGCAGCAAAGTCTCCTGCGACACCCTCTACGAGGCGGTGCGAGAAGTCCTACATGGGAACCAGCGCAAGCGCAGAAAGTTTTTGGAGACGGTGGAGCTTCAGatcagcctgaagaactatgaccCTCAGAAGGACAAACGTTTCTCGGGCACTGTCAGGCTTAagtccactccccaccccaagtTCTCCGTGTGTGTCTTGGGGGACCAGCAGCACTGTGATGAGGCCAAGGCTGTGGATATCCCCCACATGGACATCGAGGCACTGAAAAAACTCAACAAGAATAAGAAACTGGTCAAGAAGCTGGCCAAGAAATATGATGCCTTTTTGGCTTCAGAGTCTCTGATCAAGCGGATCCCCCAAATCCTGGGCCCAGGCCTGAACAAGGCTGGCAAGTTCCCTTCCTTGCTGACCCACAATGAGAACATGGTGGCCAAAGTTGATGAAGTGAAGTCCACGATCAAGTTCCAGATGAAGAAGGTGCTGTGTCTGGCAGTGGCTGTTGGCCACGTgaagatgacagatgatgagctTATGTACAACATCCACTTAGCTGTCAACTTCCTGGTATCATTGCTCAAGAAAAATTGGCAGAACGTCAGGGCCTTGTACATTAAGAGCACCATGGGCAAGCCCCAGCGTCTGTACTAAGGCACAGCTTAATAAACCAtactaaaccaaaaaaaaataaaaataaaaaaataaaatctcactactgggactttcctggcagttcagtggttgagactccaagcttgcagaagacacagattctatccttgatcagggaactaggatcctgcatgccacaatgtggtaaaaataataatgataataaataaaataaaaactcaccACTTCATCTTCCTACACAGCTCTCAAGGGTCTCTGTTTAGACtcgtcactttaaaaaaaaaaaagttactgagTATCTGGGGACAAATTCTCCGGGGCTGGAGGCAGTTAGTTGCCAGGAACGAAAAACTGCTCTAGAGTAGAAGTATATCCATTTATAAATCATGGGTCACGCGTATTACTGAAGGGTCCACCAGCTGGTTCCCAGATAGttctaatcccagctctgctctctTCCATGTAGTGTGGATGAAGCTGATTCCACTTCCTAATCTATACAGGTAGAGGCTCATGGCCTTATTAAGCCCATGGGAGCATTCTACCAACCTGGGCAGGAGCCGTTGAGACCCTATGGGGACAGAGAATCATGTGCAGGACATTAAAAGAAACTTCCAGAAATTGTCAGTAGAAAGCAC
This window harbors:
- the LOC101120019 gene encoding large ribosomal subunit protein uL1-like; this translates as MSSKVSCDTLYEAVREVLHGNQRKRRKFLETVELQISLKNYDPQKDKRFSGTVRLKSTPHPKFSVCVLGDQQHCDEAKAVDIPHMDIEALKKLNKNKKLVKKLAKKYDAFLASESLIKRIPQILGPGLNKAGKFPSLLTHNENMVAKVDEVKSTIKFQMKKVLCLAVAVGHVKMTDDELMYNIHLAVNFLVSLLKKNWQNVRALYIKSTMGKPQRLY